In Haloarcula halophila, a single window of DNA contains:
- a CDS encoding SDR family NAD(P)-dependent oxidoreductase, with the protein MSQSFQGETAIVTGASRGIGRGIAQKFADEGASVVVNYRSAADLAEEVVSEIEADGGEAVAVQADVSNYDEVAAMVEATVEEFGSLDVLVNNAGIVETDPAEEFDIETWRRVVDVDLTGTFICSQLAAKEMIDSDGGAIVNVASMMGGMGFALRSPYCSAKGGAINLTRTLAVEWAEHDISVNALAPGFIYTDITDETQESAGYTDTDIKRRTPMARYGSIEEMANCVSFLARDDTFVTGEVLHADGGWTSDAWRYHEGRA; encoded by the coding sequence ATGAGTCAGTCTTTCCAAGGCGAAACTGCGATTGTCACCGGTGCATCCCGCGGAATCGGGCGGGGAATCGCACAGAAGTTTGCCGACGAAGGTGCGTCTGTCGTCGTCAACTACCGCTCGGCGGCGGATCTAGCGGAAGAAGTCGTGTCCGAGATCGAAGCCGACGGCGGGGAGGCCGTCGCTGTGCAGGCGGACGTCTCGAACTACGACGAGGTGGCCGCGATGGTCGAAGCCACTGTCGAAGAGTTCGGCTCGCTCGACGTTCTGGTAAACAACGCCGGGATCGTCGAGACCGATCCAGCGGAGGAGTTCGACATAGAGACGTGGCGTCGGGTCGTTGACGTGGACCTCACGGGAACGTTCATCTGTTCGCAACTCGCCGCCAAAGAAATGATCGACAGCGATGGCGGCGCAATCGTCAACGTGGCCTCGATGATGGGCGGCATGGGATTCGCACTGCGCTCACCGTACTGTTCGGCCAAAGGCGGTGCCATCAACCTCACACGGACACTCGCCGTCGAGTGGGCCGAACACGACATCTCGGTGAACGCGCTCGCACCGGGGTTCATCTATACGGACATTACGGACGAGACGCAGGAATCCGCGGGATATACCGACACGGATATCAAACGACGGACCCCGATGGCCCGCTACGGGTCGATCGAGGAGATGGCCAACTGCGTGTCATTCCTCGCCCGGGACGACACGTTCGTCACTGGAGAGGTGCTCCACGCCGATGGCGGGTGGACCTCGGACGCCTGGCGGTACCACGAAGGCCGAGCGTAA
- a CDS encoding glycoside hydrolase family 4, whose product MSGTTDQQELPVSSEAPVDPDDVKIGYIGGGSRLWARNLTKELALDETMSGEVVLYDTDHESAQRNEEFGNWVQEREDAVGDWTYRAVESREEALTDADFVILSTQYPPTESMKYDLEIPQEYGIHQAVAITSGPGGIMRAMRTIPVYRDIAAAVREHCPDAWVLNYTNPVTYVTRTLYEEYPDINALGLCHEVFHAQELLAEIVEDQFDVPKPSRDEIEVNVQGVNHFTWVDEASWNGHELLPVVEQYMEKDGVVREYTQSELEDTSHSMHPGFQDNNQVTYELFKRFGVLPAAGDRHLVEFATWFLQEDMPEDLNRWGVLRTPSSYRLARWDDEADTVQQFMDGEKEFDLSETGEVITELMEALAGLSDMRTHVNLPNNGQMLDAPEDAVVETNAVVTQNNVRPIVSGSLPRPVQTQVTQQINNQETIIEAAFDGYDVDYAFQGFLNDPQVKTLQTETARDLFAEMCNALQPLLDDWNLGESETLNESPKFDLE is encoded by the coding sequence ATGAGCGGAACTACAGACCAGCAGGAACTACCGGTATCAAGCGAGGCACCCGTCGATCCGGACGACGTGAAGATCGGATACATCGGCGGAGGGAGCCGACTGTGGGCGAGAAACCTAACCAAGGAACTCGCCCTCGACGAGACCATGTCCGGGGAAGTCGTACTGTACGACACGGACCACGAGAGCGCACAACGAAACGAGGAGTTCGGAAACTGGGTACAGGAGCGTGAGGACGCGGTCGGTGATTGGACGTATCGTGCCGTCGAATCACGGGAAGAAGCCCTCACTGACGCCGATTTCGTCATCCTTTCGACGCAGTACCCGCCGACAGAGTCGATGAAATACGACCTGGAGATCCCCCAGGAGTACGGAATCCATCAGGCCGTCGCGATCACGAGCGGACCCGGTGGGATCATGCGTGCGATGCGGACGATTCCCGTCTACCGTGATATCGCAGCAGCGGTTCGGGAACACTGTCCCGATGCGTGGGTGCTGAACTACACGAACCCGGTGACCTACGTCACCCGGACGCTGTACGAGGAGTATCCGGACATCAACGCGCTCGGGCTCTGTCACGAGGTGTTCCACGCACAAGAGCTTCTTGCAGAGATCGTCGAGGACCAGTTCGACGTCCCCAAGCCCTCCCGGGACGAGATCGAGGTCAACGTCCAGGGTGTCAATCACTTCACGTGGGTGGACGAGGCCTCCTGGAACGGCCACGAACTGCTCCCCGTCGTCGAACAGTACATGGAGAAGGACGGGGTCGTTCGAGAGTACACGCAATCGGAACTGGAAGACACCTCCCACTCGATGCACCCCGGATTCCAGGACAACAACCAAGTCACCTACGAGCTGTTCAAGCGCTTCGGGGTGTTGCCCGCGGCGGGCGACCGCCACCTCGTCGAGTTCGCGACGTGGTTCCTCCAGGAGGACATGCCGGAGGACCTGAACCGGTGGGGCGTCCTCCGGACGCCGAGTTCGTATCGGTTGGCCCGGTGGGACGACGAGGCTGACACGGTGCAACAGTTCATGGACGGCGAGAAGGAGTTCGACCTCTCCGAGACGGGGGAAGTGATTACGGAACTCATGGAAGCACTCGCCGGTCTCTCCGATATGCGGACTCACGTGAACCTCCCCAACAACGGCCAGATGCTGGACGCTCCGGAAGACGCCGTTGTCGAGACAAACGCGGTCGTGACCCAGAACAACGTTCGGCCGATCGTCAGCGGTTCACTGCCACGGCCGGTCCAGACCCAGGTTACGCAGCAGATCAACAACCAGGAGACGATCATCGAGGCCGCGTTCGACGGCTACGACGTCGATTACGCGTTCCAGGGCTTCCTGAACGATCCACAGGTCAAGACGCTCCAGACGGAGACTGCCAGGGACCTCTTCGCCGAGATGTGTAACGCGCTCCAGCCGCTCCTGGACGACTGGAACCTCGGCGAGTCCGAGACACTGAACGAATCCCCGAAGTTCGACCTCGAATAG
- a CDS encoding ABC transporter substrate-binding protein, with protein MSERNSSTERSGSNGISRRRFVAATGVAGVTGLAGCGGGGDGGDGGSGGDGGSDGGSGGDGTATDTQSSNTGATTVNWALSVAGEVSDDILNAYKEAMHSNGLSDDIEVQFTEVPFDRTRSQYQKWFSAERASPDIIDMDTGWAAPFISRDYLLNLSDEMPDLVDQVKNEFFGPVVDALQDFETGDQYAVPRYIDIAGMMYRKDWAEEAGYSPDENNWQTEGLTWKELSQVTADLQEQNDTSYGFTTQGNVSQTLACCPFNEQMTSWGGAYFGGRDNLYGPVGDRPITVTEEPVIDSLKMMRRFIYGSDDEHAIQDDGFAGGITPSEISGWQYQGSLNPFLQGDAVMHRNWGGFMWDAVDELGADKLGYMVLPYAENASSKYENTGVAGNSALGGWSYAINSFSNKTEAAKEVIRAAVSDDFYITGFDQEGNVPPKPSVLESSVVEETALGSYVPTFVESAKYVIPRPASRVWLQEWSPISENVNAVYRQEKAPVQAMEDCASDLEAIEGQYS; from the coding sequence ATGTCGGAACGAAACTCATCAACCGAACGTAGTGGCTCGAACGGAATCTCCCGCCGTCGATTCGTCGCGGCGACCGGCGTAGCAGGTGTTACAGGCCTCGCCGGGTGCGGTGGCGGCGGCGACGGCGGCGACGGTGGCAGTGGCGGCGACGGCGGCAGCGACGGAGGGTCCGGCGGTGACGGCACTGCGACCGATACACAGAGCAGTAACACCGGGGCCACGACCGTCAACTGGGCGCTGTCGGTCGCCGGGGAAGTCTCGGACGACATTCTCAACGCGTACAAGGAGGCGATGCACAGCAACGGGCTCTCGGACGATATCGAGGTGCAGTTCACCGAAGTCCCGTTCGATCGCACTCGCAGCCAGTACCAGAAGTGGTTCAGCGCGGAACGTGCCAGTCCGGACATCATCGACATGGACACCGGTTGGGCCGCTCCGTTCATCTCACGGGACTACCTGCTGAACCTCTCCGATGAGATGCCCGACCTCGTCGATCAGGTGAAAAACGAGTTCTTCGGCCCCGTCGTCGACGCGCTACAGGACTTCGAAACCGGCGATCAGTACGCAGTTCCCCGATACATCGACATCGCGGGGATGATGTATCGGAAGGACTGGGCCGAAGAGGCCGGCTACTCGCCGGACGAGAACAACTGGCAGACTGAGGGGCTCACCTGGAAGGAACTCTCGCAGGTGACCGCGGATCTTCAGGAGCAAAACGACACGTCGTACGGATTCACCACGCAAGGGAACGTCTCTCAGACGCTCGCTTGCTGTCCGTTCAACGAGCAGATGACGAGCTGGGGCGGGGCGTACTTCGGCGGGCGCGACAACCTCTACGGGCCTGTCGGGGACCGCCCGATCACCGTCACCGAAGAGCCGGTCATCGACTCGCTGAAGATGATGCGTCGGTTCATCTACGGGAGCGACGACGAGCACGCGATCCAGGACGACGGCTTTGCGGGCGGTATCACCCCGTCCGAGATCTCCGGATGGCAGTACCAGGGTTCGCTCAACCCGTTCCTCCAGGGCGATGCGGTCATGCATCGTAACTGGGGCGGGTTCATGTGGGATGCAGTCGACGAACTCGGTGCCGACAAACTCGGCTACATGGTGCTTCCGTACGCCGAGAACGCCTCGAGCAAGTACGAGAACACCGGTGTCGCAGGGAACTCCGCACTGGGTGGCTGGTCGTACGCGATCAACAGCTTCTCGAACAAGACCGAGGCGGCGAAAGAAGTGATCAGAGCCGCTGTCTCCGACGACTTCTACATCACCGGATTCGATCAGGAGGGGAACGTCCCGCCGAAACCGTCGGTCCTCGAATCCAGCGTCGTCGAGGAAACCGCGCTCGGTTCCTACGTGCCCACCTTCGTCGAGTCGGCGAAGTACGTCATTCCGCGCCCCGCTTCGAGAGTCTGGCTCCAGGAGTGGTCGCCGATTTCGGAGAACGTCAACGCGGTCTACCGGCAGGAGAAGGCACCCGTACAGGCCATGGAGGACTGTGCGAGTGACCTGGAGGCCATCGAAGGGCAGTACTCCTAG
- a CDS encoding carbohydrate ABC transporter permease yields the protein MADNNAGGGLVSRWADYSMRNPETVYRYLLYIGIGAFLLISLFPIYWLFVIALTSPGNMSNIWLLPKGFNIGVFIEIFRTTPFHWYVLNSLIISTVTTALVLLFASLAGYVFGRMEFRFRRPLMLVILAISYFPAASYLIPLFRLLTGNVGVAGVYPPDLFNTHFGIIIPLLGIMMPLSIFILTTFYAQIPDGLEDAARVEGTTRLGALFRVIMPLSAPGVATAGVLTFIMVYNEFFFSFLMNDGEVSNGAPLVWGMIRFQERFQVNYGEMAAASLVATIPIVILVLIAQERIVSGLTSGALKE from the coding sequence ATGGCTGACAACAACGCAGGCGGCGGGCTCGTTTCGAGATGGGCTGACTACAGTATGCGCAACCCGGAAACGGTCTACCGATATCTGTTGTATATCGGAATCGGGGCGTTCCTGCTCATCTCGCTGTTCCCCATCTATTGGCTGTTCGTCATCGCACTGACATCCCCCGGTAACATGTCCAACATCTGGCTGTTGCCCAAGGGGTTCAACATCGGCGTCTTCATCGAGATCTTCCGGACGACACCGTTCCACTGGTACGTCCTCAACAGTCTCATCATCTCGACAGTGACGACCGCGTTAGTGTTGCTGTTCGCCAGCCTCGCGGGGTACGTCTTCGGTCGTATGGAGTTCCGCTTCCGTCGACCGCTGATGCTGGTCATCCTGGCGATCAGTTACTTCCCGGCTGCGTCGTACCTGATTCCGCTGTTCCGGTTGCTGACCGGAAACGTCGGTGTGGCCGGCGTCTACCCGCCGGACCTGTTCAACACGCATTTCGGGATTATCATCCCGCTACTGGGGATCATGATGCCGCTGTCGATCTTCATCCTGACGACGTTCTACGCCCAGATTCCCGATGGGCTGGAGGACGCCGCACGCGTCGAAGGGACGACTCGCCTCGGCGCGCTCTTCCGGGTCATCATGCCGCTGTCGGCACCCGGAGTGGCGACTGCGGGCGTTCTCACGTTCATCATGGTGTACAACGAGTTCTTCTTCTCGTTCCTGATGAACGACGGTGAGGTTAGTAACGGCGCACCGCTGGTCTGGGGCATGATCCGGTTCCAGGAGCGGTTCCAGGTCAACTACGGGGAGATGGCCGCCGCAAGCCTCGTCGCGACGATTCCGATAGTCATCCTCGTCTTGATCGCCCAAGAACGTATCGTCAGCGGACTGACCTCAGGAGCACTCAAGGAGTAA
- a CDS encoding ABC transporter ATP-binding protein, translating to MADLKLEHVTKRYEDVTAVKDMNLDISDGEFICFVGPSGCGKSTTMETIAGLTIPTEGSIYIDDREVTNLPPKDRGIAMVFQNIALFPHMDVYDNISFGLRLRDYPQDEIDRRVDRAADIVQLEDMLNRMPDEMSGGQRQRVAIARAIVREPDVFLMDEPLANLDAKLKVHMRTELQRLHKELDTTIIYVTHDQEEAMTMSDRIAVLNDGQLQQIAAPLTCYNEPDNLFVAGFIGSPSMNLVEGTVSNNAVETENFSVEFDPATIEGIGPGDDVTLGVRPEDVYPAEEATELAHPSGTIGARSDVLEPMGDEIFVYLLLGDGETSMSQETATDDQLLMSIDPDSDMAEGDDIEVVLDRQNIHLFDNETGDALTHRIAEMAGESEASTTQAETGD from the coding sequence ATGGCAGATCTCAAACTCGAACACGTCACGAAACGCTACGAAGACGTCACTGCGGTAAAGGACATGAACCTCGACATCTCCGATGGCGAGTTCATCTGTTTCGTCGGTCCATCCGGCTGTGGGAAGTCGACGACCATGGAGACGATCGCCGGTCTCACGATCCCGACCGAGGGGTCGATCTACATCGACGACCGGGAGGTGACGAACCTCCCGCCGAAAGACCGGGGCATCGCGATGGTGTTCCAGAACATCGCGTTGTTCCCCCACATGGACGTCTACGACAACATCTCGTTCGGCCTCCGACTCCGAGACTACCCACAGGACGAGATCGACCGCCGCGTCGATCGGGCGGCCGACATCGTCCAGTTGGAGGATATGCTCAATCGGATGCCGGACGAAATGTCCGGCGGGCAGCGCCAGCGTGTCGCGATCGCCCGGGCGATCGTCCGCGAACCGGACGTGTTCCTGATGGACGAACCGCTGGCGAATCTGGACGCGAAACTCAAAGTCCACATGCGGACGGAACTCCAGCGCCTCCACAAGGAACTGGACACCACGATCATCTACGTCACTCACGACCAGGAGGAGGCGATGACGATGTCCGACCGCATCGCTGTGCTGAACGACGGGCAACTCCAACAGATCGCCGCGCCACTGACCTGTTACAACGAGCCCGACAACCTCTTCGTGGCCGGGTTCATCGGCTCCCCATCGATGAACCTCGTCGAGGGCACCGTCTCGAACAACGCGGTCGAGACAGAGAACTTCTCGGTCGAATTCGATCCGGCGACCATCGAGGGGATCGGTCCCGGTGACGACGTGACCCTCGGTGTCCGTCCCGAAGACGTCTACCCGGCAGAAGAGGCAACGGAACTCGCCCATCCCAGTGGCACGATCGGGGCACGATCGGACGTGCTAGAACCGATGGGTGACGAGATCTTCGTCTACCTGCTGTTAGGTGATGGCGAGACCTCGATGTCCCAGGAGACCGCGACCGACGACCAGTTGCTGATGAGCATCGACCCGGACTCGGACATGGCCGAAGGCGACGACATCGAAGTCGTACTGGATAGACAGAATATCCACCTGTTCGACAACGAGACAGGCGACGCGCTCACTCACCGTATCGCGGAGATGGCCGGTGAGAGTGAGGCGAGTACGACACAGGCCGAAACGGGCGACTGA
- a CDS encoding carbohydrate ABC transporter permease, whose translation MSSSNQSQNPIKAVHQIATKWIANMSDTRFAYLLLLPTLLTVTALAIWPLIYTFEISLHANSLSGLYGDFVGLENYVQILSGQRDAILPSPFLSFQDPINSGLIVTFIFAFVSVILEAFLGFGMALVLDQQFRGRRFVRAAIIIPWAFPIVIQGMIFYIMFTPGLGFATELTAWLPYLSRNALSHGLTALVVVIIADVWKQSAFIALIVLAGLQSIDRSLYNVAKVSGASPWQRFKLVTFPLVMPSLLIALLFRTIGAMRIYGQIEAITSCSVVPSLSCMVVQSFDTGNYANAATVAFITASIIGTVVSIYLLKYREV comes from the coding sequence ATGTCGTCCTCTAATCAAAGCCAAAATCCAATAAAGGCGGTCCACCAGATCGCGACCAAGTGGATCGCGAACATGAGCGATACGCGGTTCGCGTATCTGCTGTTGCTTCCGACCCTGCTGACGGTCACGGCGCTCGCGATCTGGCCGCTGATATACACCTTCGAGATCTCGCTGCACGCCAATTCGCTGTCGGGGCTTTACGGCGATTTCGTCGGCCTGGAGAACTACGTGCAGATCCTCTCCGGTCAGCGCGACGCGATCCTCCCGAGCCCGTTCCTCTCGTTCCAGGACCCGATAAATAGCGGTCTCATCGTGACGTTCATCTTCGCGTTCGTCAGCGTCATACTGGAGGCGTTTCTTGGATTCGGGATGGCGCTCGTCCTCGATCAACAGTTCCGTGGTCGGCGGTTCGTCAGGGCGGCGATCATCATCCCGTGGGCCTTCCCGATCGTCATCCAGGGGATGATCTTCTACATCATGTTCACGCCCGGACTCGGGTTCGCGACCGAACTGACAGCCTGGCTCCCGTATCTCTCACGGAACGCGCTGTCTCACGGGCTCACGGCACTCGTCGTCGTCATCATCGCGGACGTCTGGAAGCAGTCCGCGTTCATCGCACTCATCGTGCTGGCCGGGTTGCAGAGCATCGACCGGTCACTGTACAACGTCGCGAAAGTCTCGGGTGCGTCGCCGTGGCAGCGGTTCAAGCTCGTGACGTTCCCGCTCGTGATGCCGTCGCTGCTGATCGCCCTGCTGTTCCGGACGATCGGTGCGATGCGTATCTACGGCCAGATCGAGGCGATCACGAGTTGTTCCGTCGTCCCGTCGCTGAGTTGTATGGTCGTGCAGTCGTTCGACACTGGGAACTACGCGAACGCCGCTACTGTCGCGTTCATCACTGCATCGATCATCGGCACTGTCGTGTCGATATACCTACTCAAATACAGGGAGGTCTAA